One Maribacter cobaltidurans genomic window carries:
- a CDS encoding efflux RND transporter periplasmic adaptor subunit — protein MKVKYVIYLLLIVGLGGLIVYRINANAAIGQSARPMAQASTTSVKGIVLQPRKFDDNISLSGTLEANEQIEIRSEVSGIVKSINFQEGSKVAQGQVLFNVDDVELQAQLSKVKTAEKLASENERRAKLLLDKQAISQEEYDIASADFQSASAEVSLISAQLSKTVVRAPFSGNIGLRSISVGTYITPTTPVAKLVNTSKLKITFSIPEKYASQIHEGSNFTFRTSDGSKDYTATIYAIEPEVEIATRTLRMRAIADNTDGTLYPGAYANVVLPLQTVDDALLVPSEALIPVQNGKKIFVAENGKAKEVDVEIGARTGSEVRILNGLSAGDTVLTYGVMALKNGAPVTVELEEPELNTAE, from the coding sequence ATGAAAGTCAAATATGTAATCTATTTGCTGCTTATTGTAGGGTTGGGGGGCTTGATCGTCTATCGCATCAACGCCAATGCCGCCATTGGACAGTCGGCAAGACCCATGGCGCAAGCCAGTACGACCTCCGTAAAGGGTATAGTTCTACAGCCAAGAAAATTTGATGATAATATCTCTCTTTCGGGAACTTTGGAGGCGAACGAACAAATTGAAATTAGAAGCGAGGTTTCCGGTATAGTCAAAAGCATCAACTTTCAGGAAGGTAGCAAGGTAGCTCAAGGCCAGGTACTTTTTAATGTGGACGATGTAGAGTTACAAGCCCAATTGTCCAAGGTGAAAACGGCGGAAAAATTGGCCTCGGAAAATGAGCGAAGGGCCAAATTGTTATTGGACAAGCAGGCCATTAGTCAGGAAGAATACGACATCGCCAGTGCCGATTTTCAGTCGGCCAGTGCCGAGGTGTCCCTTATTTCCGCACAATTATCAAAAACGGTGGTTCGGGCCCCCTTTTCGGGAAACATAGGGCTACGGTCCATTTCCGTGGGTACGTACATAACCCCAACCACACCCGTGGCCAAATTGGTGAATACGAGTAAGCTCAAAATTACTTTTTCCATTCCAGAGAAATATGCATCACAAATTCATGAAGGCTCCAATTTCACCTTCAGAACTTCCGATGGTTCCAAGGACTATACGGCGACCATCTATGCCATAGAACCCGAAGTAGAGATTGCCACGAGGACGTTAAGGATGCGGGCGATTGCAGATAATACGGATGGCACTCTGTACCCCGGGGCTTACGCCAACGTGGTTTTACCCCTACAAACGGTGGATGATGCGCTTTTGGTTCCTTCCGAAGCCTTGATTCCCGTACAGAACGGTAAGAAAATTTTTGTGGCTGAAAATGGTAAGGCCAAAGAGGTAGATGTGGAAATAGGCGCACGTACGGGTTCCGAAGTGCGCATTTTGAATGGATTGAGCGCAGGAGACACCGTTTTGACCTATGGCGTTATGGCCTTAAAGAACGGGGCACCCGTAACCGTTGAACTAGAGGAACCGGAATTAAACACAGCGGAATAA
- a CDS encoding dihydroorotase, which yields MNILLKSAKIVNEATKEIHLKKRDILIKNGVIEKIGVQIDAPPKTKIVEHKNLHVSLGWMDTGVSFGEPGYEERETIDNGLQTAARSGFTDVLLNPNSFPLPDSSSDIVFLKNASKGHVTNLHPLGNLTVSGEGESLAELYDMKNAGAVGFYDFKHAVTNPNLLKIALQYAQNFDGIVLSFPLDNHIAGKGIVNEGIVSTRLGLKGIPAMAEELQVSRDLFILEYTGGKLHIPTISTANSVKLIAAAKKKGLKVTCSVAVHNLIKTDDDLEDFETHYKVLPPLRTTKDCKELIKGLTNGTIDFVTSDHTPLNIELKKVEFDNADYGTIGLESSFGALNQLFDIEETIEILTRGRKTFGIEVPELREGTKANLTIFDPNTEYTFSEDHISSSSKNSLFLNTVLKGTVLGTISNNQVHLNH from the coding sequence ATGAACATACTTCTAAAATCGGCAAAGATCGTAAATGAGGCAACCAAGGAAATCCACCTTAAAAAAAGAGATATTTTAATCAAGAACGGCGTTATAGAGAAAATTGGTGTCCAGATAGACGCCCCTCCAAAAACAAAAATCGTTGAACACAAAAACTTGCATGTTTCCCTAGGCTGGATGGATACGGGAGTCTCTTTTGGAGAACCCGGCTATGAAGAAAGGGAAACGATTGACAATGGTTTGCAGACCGCGGCAAGGAGTGGGTTTACGGATGTTCTATTAAATCCAAATAGTTTTCCCCTACCCGATAGCAGTTCCGATATCGTTTTTCTAAAAAATGCTTCAAAAGGCCATGTAACCAATTTACACCCATTAGGAAATTTGACGGTAAGCGGTGAAGGTGAATCCCTGGCCGAACTCTATGACATGAAAAATGCAGGTGCGGTGGGGTTTTATGATTTTAAACACGCAGTTACCAACCCCAATCTGCTTAAAATCGCACTTCAATATGCACAGAATTTTGACGGCATTGTACTGTCCTTTCCTTTGGATAACCATATCGCCGGAAAAGGAATCGTAAACGAAGGTATTGTTAGTACTAGACTCGGATTAAAAGGGATTCCGGCCATGGCCGAAGAGCTTCAAGTATCCAGAGACCTGTTTATTCTGGAATATACCGGTGGAAAGCTGCACATCCCGACGATAAGTACCGCCAATTCCGTTAAACTCATTGCCGCTGCCAAGAAGAAAGGACTTAAAGTCACCTGTAGTGTAGCGGTCCATAACTTAATCAAAACGGACGATGATCTGGAGGATTTTGAAACCCATTATAAGGTATTGCCTCCCCTGCGTACTACCAAGGATTGCAAAGAGCTGATCAAAGGATTGACAAATGGTACAATAGATTTTGTAACCTCAGACCATACACCCCTAAATATTGAATTGAAAAAGGTAGAATTTGACAATGCGGACTATGGCACTATAGGTCTGGAAAGTAGTTTTGGAGCATTGAATCAACTCTTTGATATTGAGGAAACCATAGAAATTCTCACCCGTGGAAGAAAAACCTTCGGAATTGAAGTTCCCGAATTAAGGGAAGGTACCAAGGCGAATCTGACCATTTTTGACCCCAACACGGAATATACCTTTTCCGAAGACCATATTTCCAGTAGTTCAAAAAACAGTCTTTTCCTAAATACCGTTTTAAAAGGAACAGTTCTGGGCACAATTTCCAACAATCAAGTCCATCTAAACCATTAA
- a CDS encoding BatA domain-containing protein gives MQFKHPELLWALLLLAIPIIIHLFQLRRFKKTPFTNVKMLKKVLAESRRSSTLKKWLILFARLGIFASLIIAFAQPFSANENALKSQETFIYLDNSFSMQAKLGNGTLLQNTVQDLIQSIPRNSPFTLITNDRTFEDVEIGDIQNELVTLSPSTNQLTLDQILLRSSAFLNNDSPSIKRTVLISDFQEHMGPLPETDQNKEIYFVKQDAGDLINVSIDSVYIANSDNEVIELTTLLSSNENVEAYPVSLYDGTKLIAKTSAPFNNGKSASVTFSVPANVPIAGRIIISDTGLPYDNEFYFNIDTPKKIKVLAISDGETSFLSKIYDPNEFDFNATPLSQVNYSAIEDYNLIVLNELEQIPAGLENTIHSFVKQGGTFVVIPAQQIDQDSYNRLASRYFNTQYGELFLGQAAISGIAFEHPIYTNVFNKRVSNFQYPEVSSYHNLTSQGQNVLTFQNGKPFLVGNGNSYFFSSALNQDNSNFKNSPLVVPTFYNIARNSLKLPKLYQILGKREELEIPISLSKDQILKVAKEDYEFIPQQISLPKKVQLTFDENPTEDGIFQILNGTETLGNISFNYDRQESVLRFMDAGAVENNRVFDSISNFFEDVQKANSIHEFWKWFAILALIFVLTESALQRFLK, from the coding sequence ATGCAGTTTAAACATCCAGAACTTCTTTGGGCCTTATTGTTACTGGCCATTCCCATTATCATTCACCTTTTTCAGCTTCGCCGATTTAAAAAAACACCCTTTACCAATGTAAAGATGCTTAAAAAGGTACTCGCCGAATCCAGAAGGAGCAGTACTTTAAAAAAATGGCTCATCCTATTCGCTAGATTGGGCATTTTTGCAAGTTTGATCATTGCGTTTGCCCAACCTTTCAGTGCCAATGAAAATGCCCTAAAAAGTCAGGAAACGTTTATATATCTGGACAATTCCTTTAGCATGCAGGCGAAATTGGGAAATGGTACTTTGTTGCAAAATACGGTACAGGACCTTATCCAAAGCATCCCCAGAAATAGTCCTTTTACCCTCATAACCAACGACAGGACCTTTGAGGACGTGGAAATCGGGGACATCCAAAACGAGCTGGTCACCCTTTCGCCCAGTACCAACCAATTAACGTTGGATCAGATTCTTCTGCGAAGTTCCGCTTTCTTGAATAATGACAGCCCATCCATTAAGCGTACCGTACTTATTTCGGATTTTCAGGAACATATGGGTCCCTTGCCCGAAACGGATCAAAACAAGGAAATCTATTTCGTAAAACAGGATGCCGGGGATTTAATCAATGTCTCCATCGATTCCGTGTATATTGCCAATTCGGACAATGAGGTTATTGAACTAACCACCCTGTTATCGTCCAATGAAAACGTGGAAGCCTATCCCGTTTCCCTGTACGATGGAACCAAGCTAATAGCAAAGACATCGGCACCCTTTAACAATGGAAAAAGTGCGTCGGTTACCTTTTCCGTACCCGCCAACGTGCCTATTGCAGGACGAATTATCATTTCGGATACGGGACTTCCCTATGACAATGAATTTTATTTCAACATAGATACTCCAAAAAAAATAAAGGTACTGGCCATTTCAGATGGTGAGACCAGCTTTTTAAGTAAGATCTACGACCCAAATGAATTTGACTTTAATGCAACTCCCCTAAGTCAGGTTAACTACAGTGCCATTGAGGATTACAACCTTATAGTCCTGAACGAATTGGAACAGATTCCTGCAGGTTTGGAGAATACGATACATTCCTTTGTAAAACAAGGTGGGACGTTTGTGGTCATACCCGCACAGCAAATCGACCAGGACTCCTATAACCGATTGGCCTCACGCTATTTCAACACCCAATATGGCGAGTTGTTCCTGGGGCAGGCCGCTATTTCCGGTATCGCGTTCGAGCATCCTATCTATACCAATGTATTCAATAAAAGGGTGAGCAATTTTCAATATCCCGAAGTTTCCAGTTACCATAACCTTACTTCTCAAGGTCAAAATGTGCTTACGTTTCAAAACGGCAAACCTTTTCTGGTAGGGAATGGGAATTCCTATTTCTTTTCATCCGCCCTGAATCAGGACAATTCCAATTTCAAGAACTCACCATTGGTGGTTCCAACATTTTATAACATTGCCCGCAATAGTCTAAAATTACCCAAGTTATACCAAATCCTGGGGAAACGTGAAGAATTGGAAATACCCATTTCATTGTCAAAGGACCAAATTTTAAAGGTGGCCAAGGAGGATTATGAATTTATTCCACAGCAAATTTCGTTGCCTAAAAAGGTTCAATTGACCTTTGACGAAAACCCCACCGAGGACGGAATTTTTCAGATTCTCAATGGAACTGAAACCTTGGGGAACATTAGCTTTAACTATGACCGCCAAGAAAGTGTACTTCGTTTTATGGATGCAGGCGCTGTTGAAAACAACAGGGTTTTCGACTCTATTTCGAATTTTTTCGAGGATGTCCAAAAAGCGAACAGTATCCATGAATTTTGGAAATGGTTTGCTATTTTAGCACTGATTTTTGTACTGACAGAATCCGCCCTTCAAAGGTTTTTAAAATAA
- a CDS encoding glycosyltransferase, with amino-acid sequence MVHPLVSIIVPFKDTAPYLEECLNSVLAQSYPHWEMIAVNDHSKDNSLAIVTEFAKQDPRIKVYPNTGKGVIQALQTAYSHSSGTFITRMDSDDIMTPDRLQVMTNLLLEHGEEHLAVGQVKYFSDRGISDGYDRYEKWLNGLTEKGTNYSEIYKECVIPSPCWMAYRTDFEACDGFNPHRYPEDYDLTFRFYEKGLRVIPCDKTLLYWRDYDQRTSRTSEHYAQNYFLDIKLHYFLKLDHDPQRPLVVWGAGFKGKKIAQSLTEKNIEFSWICDNPKKIGKEIYGHILLSFEQLDEIENPQSIITVANEEAQKEIRAFFKLRTMGNILDYFFFC; translated from the coding sequence ATGGTACACCCTTTGGTTAGCATCATCGTCCCCTTTAAGGATACGGCCCCCTACTTGGAGGAATGCCTGAATTCCGTTTTGGCGCAAAGCTATCCGCATTGGGAAATGATTGCCGTAAACGACCATTCCAAAGACAATAGTCTTGCCATCGTAACGGAATTTGCAAAACAAGACCCACGAATCAAGGTTTATCCAAATACCGGTAAAGGTGTTATACAGGCTTTACAAACTGCCTATTCCCATAGCAGCGGTACCTTTATTACACGAATGGATTCCGATGATATTATGACCCCAGACCGACTACAGGTCATGACCAATTTGTTGCTTGAACATGGTGAGGAACATTTAGCCGTAGGACAGGTCAAGTATTTCTCTGACCGCGGTATCAGCGATGGCTACGACCGGTACGAAAAATGGCTGAACGGTTTAACCGAAAAAGGAACCAATTATAGTGAAATCTACAAGGAATGTGTTATCCCCTCCCCATGCTGGATGGCATACCGTACCGATTTTGAGGCCTGTGACGGGTTCAATCCCCATAGGTATCCTGAGGACTATGACCTTACCTTTCGCTTTTACGAAAAAGGGCTGCGTGTTATCCCGTGCGATAAAACCCTGCTGTATTGGAGGGATTATGATCAGCGGACCTCCCGCACCAGCGAACATTACGCCCAAAACTATTTTTTGGACATAAAACTTCATTACTTCTTAAAGCTGGATCATGACCCGCAGCGCCCCTTGGTGGTCTGGGGTGCCGGATTCAAAGGAAAAAAGATTGCCCAATCGCTCACAGAAAAGAATATTGAATTCTCATGGATCTGTGATAATCCAAAAAAAATTGGAAAGGAAATCTATGGCCATATCTTGCTTTCCTTCGAGCAACTGGACGAGATTGAAAATCCCCAAAGTATTATAACCGTTGCCAATGAGGAGGCACAAAAGGAAATTAGGGCCTTTTTTAAGCTCAGAACTATGGGTAATATATTGGATTACTTCTTTTTTTGTTGA
- a CDS encoding MBL fold metallo-hydrolase, whose amino-acid sequence MEEGLKVTFLGTGTSQGIPVIGSTHPVCLSDDVRDKRLRVSVLLQWGEYHFVIDCGPDFRQQMLTHEVTRLDGILFTHEHSDHTAGLDDIRPFFFRQGDIPIYAPKRVVKSLKRRFDYIFQEKDRYPGAPSVAINYVEKGKDFEVGDRTVTPIQVMHNRLKVFGYKIGGFTYLTDVKSVEEEEFKKILGTKVLVVNALRIEPHHSHFNLEEALSFVEKVKPQKTYFTHISHLLGFHGEVEKSLPKNVHLAYDNLVIEL is encoded by the coding sequence ATGGAAGAAGGTCTAAAGGTTACTTTTCTTGGAACGGGAACATCGCAGGGAATACCCGTCATAGGAAGTACGCATCCGGTATGTTTAAGTGACGATGTAAGGGACAAAAGATTAAGGGTTTCCGTATTGCTGCAATGGGGAGAATATCATTTTGTAATTGATTGCGGTCCGGATTTTAGACAACAGATGTTGACCCATGAAGTGACCCGGTTGGATGGAATTCTTTTCACCCATGAACATTCTGACCACACCGCAGGTTTGGATGATATTCGTCCGTTTTTTTTCAGACAGGGAGATATTCCCATATACGCGCCCAAAAGGGTGGTAAAATCATTGAAGAGACGGTTCGATTATATTTTTCAAGAAAAGGACAGATATCCCGGTGCCCCGTCCGTGGCCATTAATTATGTGGAAAAGGGGAAGGATTTTGAAGTTGGTGATCGTACGGTAACCCCTATTCAAGTAATGCACAATCGGCTTAAGGTTTTTGGATATAAAATTGGTGGATTTACTTATTTGACCGATGTGAAATCTGTTGAGGAAGAAGAATTTAAAAAGATTTTAGGGACTAAAGTATTGGTTGTAAATGCTTTGCGTATAGAGCCCCATCATTCCCATTTTAACTTGGAAGAGGCACTTTCCTTTGTTGAGAAGGTAAAACCTCAAAAGACCTATTTTACCCACATAAGTCATTTACTGGGTTTTCATGGGGAAGTAGAAAAGAGTCTTCCTAAAAATGTACATTTGGCCTACGATAATCTTGTTATAGAATTATAG
- a CDS encoding alpha/beta hydrolase, with protein sequence MTTAPLSLEHIIKPSSMNTGKPPVIFMLHGYGSNEEDLFSFAEELPEKYCVISVRAPYTLQPFGYAWYAINFDNEKGKWSDDQQAIESRDAIVKFLKEACEAYHLDDTDITLLGFSQGTILSYSVALSYPEKIKRVIALSGYINENILKEGYASNNFGSLRIYVSHGQVDQVIPIEWAQKAPQILDNLGITNVFEEYPVGHGVAPQNFYSFKKWLEANP encoded by the coding sequence ATGACAACTGCCCCACTTTCCCTAGAACATATTATAAAACCATCATCCATGAACACGGGTAAACCACCCGTAATATTTATGTTACATGGATATGGAAGTAATGAGGAAGACCTTTTTTCCTTTGCCGAGGAACTCCCTGAAAAGTACTGTGTTATTTCCGTTAGGGCTCCTTACACGTTACAACCGTTTGGGTATGCCTGGTATGCCATCAATTTTGATAATGAAAAAGGAAAATGGAGCGATGACCAACAAGCGATCGAATCCCGGGATGCCATTGTCAAGTTCCTAAAGGAAGCTTGTGAGGCCTACCATTTGGATGATACTGATATCACATTACTGGGTTTTAGCCAAGGAACCATTCTGAGCTATTCGGTTGCGCTCTCCTACCCAGAAAAAATTAAAAGGGTGATTGCGCTAAGCGGATACATCAATGAAAATATCTTGAAGGAAGGCTATGCTTCAAATAATTTCGGGTCCTTGCGTATTTATGTCTCGCATGGTCAGGTGGACCAGGTAATTCCCATAGAATGGGCACAAAAAGCACCTCAAATCCTTGATAATTTGGGAATCACCAACGTTTTTGAAGAATACCCCGTGGGACATGGTGTGGCTCCCCAAAATTTCTATTCGTTTAAAAAGTGGCTTGAAGCAAACCCTTAG
- a CDS encoding hydrolase: MKKNIYLYLFIFSALICLYLGVSGSKMSKASSQRIQSLETKVDALKDSLQQAELRVLEMQYFSLENNDDAMAYYDHLDLENPTRYISDKLLETNESKGDNPLVPYEGMQNDFKINKIKVLNHKWILADFSDGKYWGEILIRYELKDNLGIDFTLIDHLLYTRSN, from the coding sequence ATGAAAAAGAACATTTATCTATATCTTTTTATTTTTTCCGCATTGATTTGTTTGTATCTGGGCGTTAGCGGAAGCAAAATGTCCAAGGCCAGTTCCCAAAGAATACAAAGTTTGGAAACCAAGGTAGACGCTTTAAAGGATTCCCTGCAGCAAGCGGAATTACGTGTTCTGGAGATGCAATATTTTTCATTGGAGAACAATGACGATGCCATGGCGTACTATGACCATTTGGATTTGGAAAACCCTACGAGATATATTTCGGATAAATTATTGGAAACCAATGAATCCAAGGGGGATAATCCATTGGTTCCCTATGAGGGAATGCAAAATGATTTTAAAATCAACAAAATCAAGGTCCTGAACCACAAATGGATTTTGGCCGATTTCTCTGATGGTAAATATTGGGGAGAAATTTTGATTCGTTATGAGCTAAAAGATAACTTGGGCATCGATTTCACCTTGATAGATCATTTGTTGTATACCCGCAGCAACTAA
- a CDS encoding nucleotidyl transferase family protein, whose protein sequence is MASVLKRESVFENIPSIKAKTLRINLNPDIYGTFAEIGAGQETARHFFRSGGASGTIAKAMSAYDKDFSDAIYGVEEDGRYVTQARLKTMIKYEMQLMEERISRERHPDRVFFSYANTVATIDFSKRYKGHGWIGIRYQLDPKQKEYDEIVLHVRFKQNEARLQQETLGILGVNLIYGAFYKYHKPKKMLKYLYDHIDKDTLEIDMINFSGPNFKDVDNRLMSLQLIRNDMTDAVMFGPDGNNLLPAAVLYKKNILALRGSFRPVTKVNMDMFHKSYDIFVRDPQVDQENSIVIFEITLSNLKASGEIDEEDFMDRAELLCSLGHCVMISKFQEYYKLVEYFNNYTKNRIGLTMGVNNLVDIFDEKYYRHLSGGILEAFGKLFFKDLQVYLYPMKNPDTGQVMTSNNVKVHPRMKELYKFFKYNGKVMDIIDYEPDIMDIFSRDVLRKIMNGEEGWEEMLPEGIAEIIKEKKLFTKKEISKPEEIEKEIEKK, encoded by the coding sequence ATGGCCTCAGTTTTAAAGAGAGAAAGTGTTTTCGAGAATATACCGTCGATTAAAGCCAAAACTTTAAGAATCAACTTGAATCCAGATATCTACGGAACTTTTGCCGAGATCGGTGCCGGGCAGGAAACCGCAAGACATTTCTTTAGATCGGGCGGTGCCTCTGGGACTATTGCCAAGGCCATGAGTGCCTATGATAAGGATTTCAGCGATGCCATTTATGGCGTGGAGGAAGACGGAAGGTATGTGACGCAGGCGAGGTTGAAAACAATGATCAAGTACGAGATGCAATTGATGGAAGAGAGAATTAGCAGGGAAAGACATCCCGATAGAGTTTTCTTTTCTTATGCCAATACGGTCGCTACGATAGACTTTTCCAAAAGGTATAAAGGACATGGTTGGATAGGTATACGTTATCAGTTAGACCCCAAGCAAAAGGAGTATGACGAGATAGTGTTGCATGTTCGTTTTAAACAAAACGAGGCCAGGCTTCAACAGGAGACCCTTGGTATTTTGGGAGTGAATCTAATTTACGGTGCCTTTTACAAATACCACAAGCCCAAGAAAATGTTGAAATATCTATATGACCATATAGATAAGGATACGTTGGAAATAGATATGATCAACTTTTCCGGTCCCAATTTTAAGGACGTGGACAATAGGTTAATGAGCCTTCAGCTGATAAGGAACGATATGACCGATGCCGTAATGTTCGGTCCGGACGGAAATAATCTTTTGCCTGCTGCCGTACTTTACAAAAAAAACATCTTGGCGTTGCGAGGTAGTTTTAGGCCGGTTACCAAGGTCAATATGGATATGTTCCATAAATCCTATGACATCTTTGTACGTGATCCCCAGGTAGATCAAGAAAATAGTATCGTCATTTTTGAAATTACCTTGTCCAACTTAAAGGCTTCCGGGGAAATCGATGAAGAGGACTTCATGGACAGGGCAGAATTGTTATGTTCACTCGGGCATTGCGTAATGATTTCAAAGTTTCAGGAATACTATAAATTGGTGGAGTATTTTAACAATTACACCAAGAATAGGATTGGCCTTACCATGGGCGTGAACAACCTAGTGGACATTTTTGACGAGAAATACTATCGCCATTTAAGCGGGGGTATCCTAGAGGCCTTTGGTAAACTATTTTTCAAAGATCTGCAAGTGTACCTATACCCCATGAAAAACCCGGATACCGGTCAAGTGATGACCAGTAATAATGTGAAGGTGCACCCAAGGATGAAGGAACTCTATAAATTCTTTAAATATAATGGTAAGGTCATGGACATCATTGACTATGAACCGGACATTATGGATATTTTCTCCAGGGATGTATTGCGGAAAATCA